The proteins below come from a single Xenopus tropicalis strain Nigerian chromosome 9, UCB_Xtro_10.0, whole genome shotgun sequence genomic window:
- the bbs5 gene encoding Bardet-Biedl syndrome 5 protein — MLSVLDALWEDRDVRFDISPQQMKMRPGEVLIDCLDSIEDTKGNNGDRGRLLVTNLRVIWHSLALPRVNLAVGYNCIINITTRTANSKLRGQTEALYILTKCNNTRFEFIFTNLVPGSPRLFTSVIAVHRAYETSKMYRDLKLRGALIQNKQLRLLPREQVYDKINGVWNLSSDQGNLGTFFITNVRIVWHANMNDSFNVSIPYLQIRSIKIRDSKFGLALVIESSQQSGGYVLGFKIDPVEKLQDSVKEINSLHRVYSASPIFGVEYEMEEKPQALEELTIEQVQDDVEIEADEHTDAFVAYFADGNKQQDREPVYSEELGLAIEKLKDGFTLQGLWDVMG, encoded by the exons ATGCTGTCCGTGCTGGACGCGCTATGGGAGGATCGGGATGTTCGCTTTGATATATCGCCCCA GCAAATGAAAATGAGACCCGGGGAAGTGCTCATAGACTGCTTAGATTCTATTGAAGATACCAAAGGAAACAATGGAGACAGAG GAAGGCTGCTAGTCACAAATTTACGAGTCATTTGGCATTCCCTAGCACTTCCCCGTGTGAATCTCG ctGTTGGCTACAACTGTATTATAAACATCACTACAAGGACTGCTAATTCT AAATTACGCGGCCAGACTGAAGCACTGTACATCTTAACCAAATGTAACAACACTCGCTTTGAGTTTATCTTTACAAACCTCGTACCTGGGAGTCCTCGGCTGTTTACTTCTGTTATCGCAGTACACAG AGCTTATGAGACATCAAAAATGTATCGTGATCTTAAACTGAGAGGCGCACTCATCCAAAACAAGCAGCTGAGGCTTCTTCCACGAGAACAAGTGTACGATAAAATCAATGGAGTGTGGAATTTGTCCAGTGATCAG GGAAACTTGGGAACATTCTTTATAACCAATGTAAGAATAGTTTGGCATGCCAATATGAATGACAGTTTCAACGTCAGCATTCCTTACCTGCAAATT CGTTCCATAAAAATCAGAGACTCAAAATTTGGTTTAGCACTGGTGATAGAAAGCTCCCAGCAG AGTGGTGGATATGTCCTTGGCTTTAAAATTGATCCAGTGGAAAAGCTGCAGGATTCAGTGAAGGAGATAAACTCATTGCACAGGGTCTACTCTGCAAGCCCTATATTTGGAGTAGAGTATGAGATGGAGGAAAAG ccACAGGCTCTCGAGGAATTGACCATAGAGCAGGTTCAAGATGATGTTGAAATAGAAGCAGATGAACACACTGATGCATTTGTG GCTTACTTTGCTGATGGAAataag CAACAAGATCGGGAGCCAGTCTATTCTGAAGAGCTTGGCTTGGCAATAGAGAAACTGAAGGATGGCTTTACCCTGCAGGGATTGTGGGATGTGATGGGATGA
- the erich2 gene encoding glutamate-rich protein 2 isoform X1 codes for MVSRVETRSATTRTSVRKGPGKLEVLGPEDGLATETCSSAPHRFCHFETADLTKAIKTVADEKGKLQVIGPKENVFILPSGTLSRPVSAGGGQWSVGRKTYSPTKQISLCAVKALSQSSDSEECKPLGRMSTNRNLNKSLPEQIDENAGCVSQHIGKTVVTDKGKEASDEDDSDDDKEVAPIELLAEFLKAVMTADYKVAHKLCQMILIYEPENREAKEFQPLIEKMVEMEDEETDSEETEDSDDTEGSETDEESSESEGSGDSSDTSSDDSSEEEDVP; via the exons ATGGTGAGCAG GGTGGAGACCCGGAGTGCAACAACCAGAACAAGTGTAAGAAAA GGTCCAGGAAAACTGGAAGTTCTTGGCCCAGAAG ATGGACTTGCTACAGAAACTTGCTCTTCGGCACCTCA CAGATTTTGCCATTTTGAGACTGCGGATCTAACAAAGGCCATAAAG ACAGTAGCAGATGAAAAAGGAAAACTACAGGTCATCGGTCCAAAAG AAAATGTTTTCATTCTTCCTAGTGGAACATTATCAAG ACCAGTCAGCGCTGGAGGAGGTCAGTGGTCAGTAGGAAGGAAAACGTACAGCCCTACCAAGCAGATCTCGCTGTGTGCAGTGAAAGCATTGTCACAAAG CAGCGACAGTGAAGAGTGCAAACCCCTAGGAAGGATGAGCACTaatagaaatctaaataaatcctTGCCAGAACAGATAG ATGAAAATGCAGGATGCGTATCACAGCACATTGGGAAGACAGTGGTGACAGACAAGGGCAAGGAAGCCAGTGATGAGGATGACAGCGATGATGATAAAGAAGTCGCGCCAATAGAGCTTCTTGCTGAG TTCCTTAAGGCTGTAATGACTGCAGATTATAAAGTGGCGCACAAGCTTTGCCAAATGA TTCTTATATACGAACCTGAAAATCGAGAAGCAAAGGAATTTCAACCACTTATTGAGAAAATGGTGGAAATGG AAGATGAAGAGACAGACAGTGAAGAGACAGAAGACAGTGATGACACTGAGGGAAGTGAGACAGATGAGGAAAGCAGTGAAAGTGAAGGAAGTGGGGACAGCTCGGATACAAGCTCTGATGATTCAAGTGAAGAAGAAGATGTTCCTTAG
- the erich2 gene encoding glutamate-rich protein 2 isoform X2, translating to MVSRVETRSATTRTSGPGKLEVLGPEDGLATETCSSAPHRFCHFETADLTKAIKTVADEKGKLQVIGPKENVFILPSGTLSRPVSAGGGQWSVGRKTYSPTKQISLCAVKALSQSSDSEECKPLGRMSTNRNLNKSLPEQIDENAGCVSQHIGKTVVTDKGKEASDEDDSDDDKEVAPIELLAEFLKAVMTADYKVAHKLCQMILIYEPENREAKEFQPLIEKMVEMEDEETDSEETEDSDDTEGSETDEESSESEGSGDSSDTSSDDSSEEEDVP from the exons ATGGTGAGCAG GGTGGAGACCCGGAGTGCAACAACCAGAACAAGT GGTCCAGGAAAACTGGAAGTTCTTGGCCCAGAAG ATGGACTTGCTACAGAAACTTGCTCTTCGGCACCTCA CAGATTTTGCCATTTTGAGACTGCGGATCTAACAAAGGCCATAAAG ACAGTAGCAGATGAAAAAGGAAAACTACAGGTCATCGGTCCAAAAG AAAATGTTTTCATTCTTCCTAGTGGAACATTATCAAG ACCAGTCAGCGCTGGAGGAGGTCAGTGGTCAGTAGGAAGGAAAACGTACAGCCCTACCAAGCAGATCTCGCTGTGTGCAGTGAAAGCATTGTCACAAAG CAGCGACAGTGAAGAGTGCAAACCCCTAGGAAGGATGAGCACTaatagaaatctaaataaatcctTGCCAGAACAGATAG ATGAAAATGCAGGATGCGTATCACAGCACATTGGGAAGACAGTGGTGACAGACAAGGGCAAGGAAGCCAGTGATGAGGATGACAGCGATGATGATAAAGAAGTCGCGCCAATAGAGCTTCTTGCTGAG TTCCTTAAGGCTGTAATGACTGCAGATTATAAAGTGGCGCACAAGCTTTGCCAAATGA TTCTTATATACGAACCTGAAAATCGAGAAGCAAAGGAATTTCAACCACTTATTGAGAAAATGGTGGAAATGG AAGATGAAGAGACAGACAGTGAAGAGACAGAAGACAGTGATGACACTGAGGGAAGTGAGACAGATGAGGAAAGCAGTGAAAGTGAAGGAAGTGGGGACAGCTCGGATACAAGCTCTGATGATTCAAGTGAAGAAGAAGATGTTCCTTAG